Proteins encoded by one window of uncultured Draconibacterium sp.:
- a CDS encoding CTP synthase yields MPETRYIFVTGGVTSSLGKGILASSLARLLQSRGYNVTIQKLDPYINVDPGTLNPYEHGECFVTEDGAETDLDLGHYERFLNTPTSQANNVTTGRIYQSVIDKERRGDYLGKTVQIIPHITDEIKRRIKILGSKGKYDIVITEIGGTVGDIESLPYIEAVRQLKWELGSKSLVIHLTLVPYLSATGELKTKPTQHSVKMLLETGVQPDILVLRTEHDIELSVRQKVALFCNVGLDSVIQSVNVPTIYDVPLKMLEEKLDITVLKKLGLTINEDIDLSAWNDFLQRHKNPTQTVEIGLVGKYVELHDAYKSIAEALVHAGAENRCKVKINWIHSEEITPETIDEQLKGLHGMIVAPGFGHRGMKGKILAAQYARENNITFLGICLGMQVAVIEFARNVMNLENADSSEMNPKTPHPVIDLMEQQKGITNYGGTMRLGAYECRIIDENSNVSNAYNKLTVYERHRHRYEFNESYRQQYIDAGMVPTGINPDTDLVEIVEIPEHKWFVGVQFHPEYRSTVLNPHPLFIDFIKNSLPE; encoded by the coding sequence GTGCCTGAAACTAGATACATATTTGTTACCGGTGGAGTTACTTCGTCGTTGGGAAAAGGTATTTTAGCCTCGTCGCTAGCCCGGCTTTTGCAATCGCGTGGTTACAACGTTACCATTCAAAAGCTCGATCCGTATATTAATGTCGATCCGGGAACACTCAATCCATATGAACATGGCGAGTGTTTTGTTACCGAAGATGGTGCTGAAACTGACCTTGATCTTGGTCATTATGAGCGTTTTCTGAATACTCCTACATCGCAAGCAAACAATGTTACCACTGGTAGAATTTACCAGTCAGTTATTGATAAAGAACGCCGTGGTGATTACCTGGGGAAAACCGTTCAGATTATTCCTCATATTACCGATGAGATTAAACGACGTATTAAAATTCTTGGCTCGAAAGGCAAATACGACATTGTTATTACCGAAATCGGTGGTACGGTTGGTGATATTGAGTCGCTTCCTTATATTGAGGCAGTTCGTCAGTTAAAATGGGAACTTGGAAGCAAGTCGTTGGTAATTCACCTTACATTGGTTCCATACCTCTCGGCTACCGGCGAATTAAAGACAAAACCTACCCAGCACTCAGTGAAAATGTTACTGGAAACAGGAGTTCAGCCCGATATTTTAGTGTTGAGAACTGAGCACGACATTGAATTATCGGTTCGCCAGAAAGTTGCACTTTTCTGTAATGTTGGACTGGATTCAGTAATCCAATCAGTTAATGTGCCAACGATTTACGATGTTCCGCTAAAAATGCTGGAAGAGAAGCTGGACATAACAGTTCTCAAAAAACTGGGACTTACCATTAATGAAGATATCGATCTTTCAGCCTGGAATGATTTTCTGCAAAGACATAAAAATCCTACACAAACTGTTGAGATTGGATTGGTTGGAAAATACGTGGAATTGCACGATGCCTACAAATCGATTGCAGAAGCATTGGTACATGCGGGGGCAGAAAACAGATGTAAAGTCAAAATTAATTGGATTCATTCGGAAGAAATAACTCCAGAGACTATTGATGAGCAATTAAAAGGACTGCATGGTATGATTGTAGCCCCGGGATTCGGACACCGTGGGATGAAAGGAAAAATTCTGGCAGCGCAATATGCACGTGAGAATAATATAACTTTTCTTGGAATATGTTTGGGAATGCAGGTTGCCGTTATTGAGTTTGCCCGAAATGTAATGAATCTGGAAAATGCAGACTCATCAGAAATGAATCCAAAAACGCCACATCCGGTAATCGACCTTATGGAACAGCAAAAAGGCATTACCAATTATGGTGGAACCATGCGTTTGGGAGCTTATGAATGTCGTATTATTGATGAAAACTCAAACGTAAGCAACGCCTACAATAAATTAACAGTTTACGAACGACACCGTCATCGTTATGAATTTAACGAATCGTACCGTCAACAATACATCGATGCCGGAATGGTACCAACAGGAATTAATCCGGATACCGACCTTGTTGAAATTGTTGAAATACCGGAACACAAATGGTTTGTGGGAGTACAGTTCCACCCGGAATACAGAAGTACGGTATTAAATCCACACCCGTTGTTTATTGATTTTATTAAGAACTCATTACCTGAATAA
- a CDS encoding flavodoxin, with translation MSKTAIIYSYNTQKSKKVAEKVIAAFGEKEIEAVNAEELSKDVLNKYDNFILSAPTWFDGELPNYWDEFVPDLEEMDLKKKKFAIFGLGDQKGYTENFCDAIGLLAEILEECGATIVGQTSVEGYTFEASRAQRGDKFIGLPIDQENQARKTKQRVEDWVEQLKKELK, from the coding sequence ATGAGTAAAACCGCAATTATATACAGTTACAATACTCAAAAATCGAAAAAGGTAGCGGAGAAAGTGATTGCTGCTTTTGGCGAGAAAGAGATTGAAGCAGTGAATGCTGAAGAGCTAAGCAAAGATGTGTTGAATAAATATGACAATTTTATTCTCAGCGCACCAACCTGGTTTGATGGCGAATTACCTAACTACTGGGATGAATTTGTGCCAGATCTGGAAGAAATGGACCTTAAAAAGAAGAAGTTTGCCATTTTCGGATTGGGAGACCAGAAAGGATACACCGAGAACTTTTGCGATGCCATAGGTTTATTGGCAGAAATACTTGAAGAGTGTGGAGCAACTATCGTGGGGCAAACCTCTGTTGAGGGATATACCTTCGAAGCGTCGCGTGCACAACGAGGCGACAAGTTTATCGGATTGCCGATTGACCAGGAAAATCAGGCTCGTAAAACAAAACAACGAGTAGAAGACTGGGTAGAACAACTCAAAAAAGAGTTGAAATAA
- a CDS encoding thiamine pyrophosphate-dependent enzyme, whose amino-acid sequence MKDLKVPKQYTIKKTPKETLESWYRLMKVGRALDEKAPNYLKQAIGWSYHAPYAGHDGIQLAIGQNFEQKKDHLYMYYRDMLTALAGGMTSEEIILNGISKATDPSSGGRHMSNHLAKPEWNMHSVSSATGNHTLHAVGTGRAIKYYGEKAVSISSQGESSVSEGYVYEAITGADKEELPVIFVVQDNGYGISVPKKDQTAQRKVANNFTGFKNLRIIHCNGKDVFDSMNAMAEAKRYAIEESKPVLLQANCVRMGSHSNSDDHLLYRSDAERNYVVEYDPLAKYRRLLLRYERFTEEELDKIDAEVKAEIKASHKAAMAAPDPDPASIYDHVFSDPYVTEKYPEGLHNEEGEKRKFITALNETLKAEFRHNPDTFIWGQDMANKDKGGIFNVSKGMQAEFGEKRVFNGPIAEDFILGTANGMSRYDKKIRVVVEGAEFADYFWPAMEQYVDTSHDLWRSNGKFSPNVTIRLASGGYIGGGMYHSQNIEGSLAAIPGVRIVYPSFADDAAGLLRTSLRSEGLTMFMEPKALYQDPKAATVVPDDFEVPFGKARVRREGSDLTILTYGNTTHLSLDAANKLAEEGVANVEVIDLRSLIPLDEETILNSIKKTNKVLVVHEDKVFGGFGGELSALINEKGFEYLDAPIKRVGSPFTPVGFNRILEKAILPNTELIYTAAKELIEY is encoded by the coding sequence ATGAAGGATTTAAAAGTACCAAAGCAATATACAATTAAGAAAACTCCGAAGGAGACTTTAGAAAGTTGGTACCGGTTAATGAAAGTTGGCCGCGCCCTCGACGAAAAAGCACCCAACTATCTGAAACAGGCTATTGGTTGGTCGTACCATGCTCCTTATGCCGGTCATGATGGAATTCAGCTGGCTATCGGACAGAATTTTGAACAAAAGAAAGACCACTTATATATGTATTATCGCGATATGTTAACTGCTCTTGCGGGCGGAATGACATCAGAAGAGATCATATTAAACGGTATTTCTAAAGCAACCGACCCATCGAGTGGTGGTCGTCATATGTCGAATCACCTGGCAAAACCCGAGTGGAACATGCACAGTGTTTCGTCGGCGACAGGAAACCACACCTTGCACGCTGTTGGAACCGGACGCGCTATTAAATACTATGGCGAAAAAGCAGTTTCAATTAGTAGCCAAGGTGAATCTTCGGTTAGTGAAGGTTACGTTTACGAAGCTATTACAGGTGCCGATAAAGAAGAATTGCCTGTAATTTTTGTGGTTCAGGATAATGGTTATGGTATTTCGGTACCTAAAAAAGATCAGACTGCACAACGAAAAGTGGCCAATAACTTTACAGGATTTAAAAACCTGCGCATTATACACTGTAACGGTAAAGATGTTTTTGATTCGATGAACGCCATGGCAGAAGCCAAACGTTACGCCATCGAAGAAAGCAAACCTGTATTACTGCAGGCTAACTGTGTGCGTATGGGATCGCACTCCAACTCTGATGACCATTTGCTTTATCGTTCAGATGCTGAAAGAAACTACGTGGTAGAATACGATCCGCTGGCAAAATACCGAAGATTGTTACTACGTTACGAGCGTTTCACTGAGGAAGAGTTGGATAAAATTGATGCTGAAGTAAAAGCTGAAATTAAAGCTTCTCATAAAGCCGCTATGGCTGCTCCGGATCCGGATCCTGCATCGATTTACGATCATGTATTTTCTGATCCTTACGTTACGGAGAAATACCCTGAAGGTTTGCATAACGAAGAAGGAGAGAAGAGGAAATTTATTACAGCACTTAACGAGACTTTAAAAGCCGAGTTCCGTCATAATCCGGATACTTTTATCTGGGGACAGGATATGGCCAACAAAGATAAAGGCGGTATTTTCAACGTATCGAAAGGTATGCAGGCCGAGTTTGGCGAGAAACGTGTTTTTAACGGCCCGATTGCTGAGGATTTTATTCTTGGAACAGCCAACGGAATGTCGCGATACGATAAAAAAATACGTGTTGTAGTTGAAGGAGCTGAGTTTGCCGACTATTTCTGGCCGGCAATGGAACAGTATGTTGATACCAGTCACGACCTGTGGCGATCGAATGGTAAATTCTCACCGAATGTGACTATTCGCCTGGCATCAGGTGGTTATATCGGTGGTGGAATGTACCACTCGCAAAACATTGAAGGTTCGCTGGCTGCCATCCCCGGAGTACGTATTGTTTATCCGTCGTTTGCTGATGATGCAGCCGGATTGTTGCGTACTTCATTACGTTCGGAAGGTTTGACCATGTTTATGGAGCCAAAAGCACTTTACCAGGATCCGAAAGCTGCTACAGTAGTACCGGATGATTTTGAGGTGCCGTTCGGAAAAGCCCGTGTTCGTAGAGAAGGTAGCGATCTTACGATTCTTACCTACGGAAATACAACTCACTTAAGCCTTGACGCTGCTAATAAACTGGCAGAAGAAGGTGTGGCTAATGTTGAGGTTATCGATCTGCGTTCGCTGATTCCGCTGGATGAAGAAACCATTTTGAACTCGATCAAGAAAACCAACAAAGTATTGGTTGTTCATGAAGACAAAGTGTTTGGTGGTTTTGGTGGCGAGTTAAGTGCACTAATCAACGAAAAAGGTTTTGAATACCTTGATGCGCCTATTAAACGTGTAGGTTCGCCATTTACACCGGTTGGGTTCAACCGTATTCTTGAAAAAGCGATCTTACCAAATACAGAGCTTATTTACACAGCAGCAAAAGAATTAATTGAATACTAA
- a CDS encoding dihydrolipoamide acetyltransferase family protein, with product MASFNIVMPKLGESIQEGTITKWFVKEGDTIEEDDMLFEVATDKVDSEIPSPVDGVITKINYPEDSLVAVGEVLAVVSLDGEVEETEPETTESKAEPETTTDEAPAKAETTDASVDDSRKLSNRFYSPLVKTIAKEENVSFDELESIEGSGVGGRVQKKDIMAYLENRGSSTAQPATKTESKPAAPAAPVVEKKVAPPVSVGAGDTVVEMDRVRKLIADHMVMSKQVSPHVTSVVEADVTELVMWRNKNKEAFQKKYGDKITFMPIFTEAVAAALAEFPMVNSSVDGDKIILKKDVNVGIAVAKPDGNLIVPVIKNAEQRNLVGLTKELNRLADAARNNKLDPAEIQGGTFTITNFGSFGNIIGTPIINQPQVAILATGIIEKKPAVLETPSGDVIAIRHKMYLSLSYDHRIVDGALGGAFLRRIADHLEQFDINRAI from the coding sequence ATGGCAAGTTTTAATATCGTTATGCCTAAACTGGGCGAAAGTATCCAGGAAGGCACCATTACTAAATGGTTCGTAAAAGAGGGAGATACTATTGAAGAGGATGATATGCTCTTCGAAGTTGCTACCGACAAGGTAGATTCAGAGATCCCGTCGCCGGTTGATGGCGTAATCACAAAAATTAATTATCCGGAAGATAGTCTGGTTGCAGTTGGTGAAGTTCTGGCTGTTGTAAGTCTCGATGGTGAGGTTGAAGAAACAGAACCAGAGACGACCGAAAGCAAAGCAGAACCAGAGACTACAACTGACGAGGCACCTGCAAAAGCAGAAACGACTGATGCTTCGGTTGATGACAGTAGAAAACTTTCAAACCGTTTCTATTCTCCTTTAGTAAAAACCATTGCTAAAGAAGAAAATGTTTCGTTTGACGAGTTGGAAAGTATTGAAGGATCGGGTGTTGGAGGCCGGGTTCAGAAAAAAGACATTATGGCTTACCTGGAAAACAGAGGCAGTTCTACAGCCCAGCCGGCAACTAAGACAGAAAGCAAACCAGCAGCTCCGGCAGCACCGGTTGTTGAGAAGAAAGTTGCACCTCCGGTTTCAGTAGGAGCCGGCGATACCGTTGTTGAGATGGATCGTGTGAGAAAGCTGATCGCTGACCACATGGTGATGTCGAAACAAGTTTCGCCACACGTAACTTCAGTGGTTGAAGCTGATGTTACCGAACTGGTAATGTGGAGAAATAAAAACAAAGAGGCGTTCCAGAAAAAATATGGCGATAAAATTACGTTTATGCCAATATTTACAGAGGCAGTTGCTGCTGCTCTGGCCGAATTCCCAATGGTAAATTCATCAGTTGACGGTGACAAGATCATCCTGAAGAAAGATGTAAACGTTGGAATTGCTGTTGCTAAACCCGATGGAAACCTTATCGTTCCGGTTATTAAAAATGCAGAACAGCGCAACCTGGTTGGTTTAACAAAAGAACTTAACCGACTGGCTGATGCAGCACGTAATAATAAACTCGATCCGGCCGAAATTCAGGGTGGAACATTTACCATTACCAATTTCGGATCGTTCGGAAATATTATCGGAACACCAATTATCAACCAACCGCAAGTTGCTATTCTGGCAACAGGAATTATTGAGAAAAAACCAGCTGTTTTGGAGACTCCAAGCGGCGATGTAATTGCAATCCGTCACAAAATGTACCTGTCGTTATCGTACGACCATCGTATTGTTGATGGTGCACTGGGAGGAGCTTTCCTGCGTCGCATTGCTGATCATCTGGAACAATTTGATATAAACCGCGCAATATAA